The following coding sequences lie in one Bordetella genomosp. 9 genomic window:
- a CDS encoding DUF2169 family type VI secretion system accessory protein codes for MKTIKPLRLSVLTRPYRWQRQDHLGVAVLALARLGDAPRLLPEQALWKLAGEETGGLLDIGMPKPYPEVLATGYAYTAHQKDRTSCAVRLKVEGIADKALLVFGDRYWLDGRPDAPRPFDAMRLDWSRAYGGPGVPENPLGIGAADEMVNGVRVRRVPNIESPDARLSGASQRPAPAGYGPYGMDWPQRARHMGSRYDQEWLENDFPGFAPDMDPRYFNAAPEDQRAARPEAVLAGAAYEVWNMHPERQVLRGRLPDWRARCFASRSADGAGLEEIGLGLSTAWFFPHRDCVVLIWHGRMPLQEDDAADIRLIMPALECAGQPRATAHYESVLARRLDPGRGALHAMVNADLVPAGLCDPWLDGEGRSEADRPSRRNLRKGAERRHAAARADLVAQGLDPDRYLAPLPPEEPPPSLADLPDRIERMEMEMAQARRGEGVTAAAYAQAGLDDLAAVAGVDMKALRAQDAGTPAPPFDFAALRRQLRQAQAQPWAAEAGGAKWDAMARQGMLHAGQYLAPPPMPPHRARRTRASLQARARATRDARGLHLAGADLSGMDLRGMDFRGAILAGADLSGACLDQCDFGEAVLAAARLDGASAREASFVRANLGGVRCGATDLRGADLSQARVDEAVFDGCDARGVRIDGGAASRALFRGCDFGEASLTQWTAMRTILERCRFAGARFDQCVMMETAVQDCDFAGARMTRAGFTQCAFAGAKQFAGADLEGCAFAGGADLSDACFAGARIRHSSLRGAVLDRADLSGARLEAADFSECRLHGADLSHAEAPRSLFVRADLRDASLRGARLIETVLPKSILLGTCLDEANLFRADVAMARMDATTSLRGAYTKGAKRYPLYRAEPTA; via the coding sequence ATGAAGACGATCAAGCCGCTGCGGCTCAGCGTGCTGACCCGGCCCTACCGCTGGCAGCGCCAGGACCATCTGGGCGTGGCCGTGCTGGCGCTGGCGCGGCTGGGCGATGCGCCGCGCCTGCTACCCGAACAGGCGCTGTGGAAACTCGCCGGCGAAGAGACGGGCGGCCTGCTGGATATCGGCATGCCCAAACCGTATCCGGAAGTACTGGCCACCGGCTACGCGTATACCGCTCATCAGAAGGACCGCACATCGTGCGCGGTGCGTTTGAAAGTGGAAGGCATCGCCGACAAGGCGCTGCTGGTTTTCGGCGACCGCTATTGGCTCGATGGGCGACCGGACGCGCCCCGCCCCTTCGATGCGATGCGGCTGGACTGGAGCCGCGCCTACGGCGGCCCCGGCGTCCCGGAGAACCCTTTGGGTATCGGCGCGGCCGATGAAATGGTCAACGGCGTGCGCGTGCGCCGGGTGCCGAATATCGAGTCGCCCGATGCGCGGTTGTCCGGCGCGTCGCAACGTCCCGCGCCGGCCGGCTATGGCCCCTACGGCATGGACTGGCCGCAACGCGCGCGGCACATGGGCAGCCGCTACGACCAGGAATGGCTGGAGAACGACTTCCCCGGATTTGCGCCGGACATGGACCCCCGCTATTTCAACGCCGCGCCCGAAGACCAGCGCGCGGCGCGCCCCGAGGCGGTGCTGGCCGGTGCGGCCTACGAGGTCTGGAACATGCACCCCGAGCGCCAGGTCCTGCGCGGCCGGCTGCCCGATTGGCGCGCGCGCTGCTTCGCCAGCCGGTCCGCCGATGGCGCCGGCCTGGAAGAGATTGGCCTGGGCCTTTCCACCGCATGGTTCTTTCCGCATCGCGATTGCGTGGTCCTGATCTGGCATGGCCGTATGCCGTTGCAGGAGGACGATGCGGCCGATATCCGTTTGATCATGCCCGCGCTCGAATGCGCGGGACAGCCGCGGGCCACGGCGCATTACGAATCGGTGCTCGCGCGCCGCCTGGATCCCGGGCGCGGCGCCCTGCACGCCATGGTGAACGCCGATCTGGTGCCCGCCGGCCTGTGCGATCCATGGCTGGACGGCGAGGGCCGCAGCGAGGCCGATCGGCCGTCGCGCCGCAATCTGCGCAAGGGCGCCGAGCGGCGCCATGCCGCCGCCCGCGCGGACCTGGTGGCGCAGGGCCTGGATCCCGACCGCTACCTGGCGCCCTTGCCGCCGGAGGAACCGCCGCCATCCCTGGCCGATCTGCCGGACCGCATCGAACGCATGGAAATGGAAATGGCGCAGGCGCGCCGCGGCGAAGGCGTGACGGCCGCCGCGTATGCCCAGGCCGGCCTGGACGATCTGGCAGCCGTCGCGGGCGTCGACATGAAAGCGTTGCGCGCCCAGGACGCCGGCACGCCGGCGCCCCCCTTCGATTTCGCCGCGCTGCGCCGGCAGTTGCGCCAGGCGCAGGCGCAGCCCTGGGCGGCCGAGGCGGGCGGCGCGAAATGGGACGCCATGGCACGCCAGGGCATGCTGCACGCCGGCCAGTACCTGGCGCCGCCGCCCATGCCGCCGCATCGCGCCCGGCGCACGCGCGCCAGCCTGCAGGCGCGCGCCCGCGCCACGCGCGACGCCAGGGGTTTGCATCTTGCCGGCGCGGATCTTTCCGGCATGGATCTGCGCGGCATGGATTTCCGCGGCGCGATCCTGGCGGGGGCCGATCTGTCCGGCGCCTGCCTGGACCAGTGCGACTTCGGCGAAGCCGTGCTCGCCGCCGCGCGCCTGGATGGCGCCTCGGCGCGCGAGGCCAGTTTCGTGCGCGCGAATCTGGGCGGCGTGCGCTGCGGCGCCACCGATCTGCGCGGCGCGGACCTGAGCCAGGCGCGCGTCGATGAGGCGGTGTTCGACGGCTGCGATGCGCGCGGCGTGCGCATCGACGGCGGCGCCGCGTCGCGCGCGCTGTTCCGCGGCTGCGATTTCGGCGAAGCCTCGTTGACGCAATGGACCGCCATGCGAACGATCCTGGAACGCTGCCGCTTCGCGGGTGCGCGCTTCGACCAGTGCGTAATGATGGAAACCGCCGTGCAGGATTGCGATTTCGCGGGGGCGCGCATGACGCGGGCCGGCTTCACGCAATGCGCGTTCGCCGGCGCCAAGCAGTTCGCGGGCGCGGACCTGGAAGGCTGCGCCTTCGCTGGCGGCGCGGATCTGTCGGATGCCTGCTTTGCCGGGGCGCGCATCCGTCACAGCAGCCTGCGCGGCGCGGTCCTGGACCGGGCGGATCTCTCCGGCGCGCGTCTGGAAGCGGCGGACTTTTCCGAATGCCGCCTGCACGGCGCGGACCTGTCCCATGCCGAGGCGCCGCGCAGCCTGTTCGTGCGCGCCGACCTGCGTGACGCCTCCCTGCGGGGCGCGCGGCTGATCGAAACCGTGCTTCCCAAGTCCATCCTGCTCGGGACCTGCCTGGATGAAGCCAATCTGTTTCGCGCCGACGTGGCCATGGCCCGCATGGACGCCACCACATCCCTGCGCGGCGCCTATACGAAAGGCGCCAAGCGCTATCCCCTGTATCGCGCGGAACCCACGGCATGA